One Caretta caretta isolate rCarCar2 chromosome 8, rCarCar1.hap1, whole genome shotgun sequence DNA window includes the following coding sequences:
- the LOC125641326 gene encoding quinone oxidoreductase-like protein 2 isoform X1, translating into MTAPLAGLRWGLGPGWLLRLKRCRRSAPWDLGIRSSSSGKELLGLFSLNNDILLQSCRNYQAVLCTELTKPLIIRNLPSPSLQPHEVRVGVRYCGVNFADILACKGLYQKKHCLPFTPGMEFSGMVMETGANVSTVQEGDRVIGVTGTSAMAGECVADQKMLWPIPEGVSYEEAAALPVSYGTAILALDHRAHTQPGETVLVTAAAGATGLAAIDVAANVLKAKVIAAAGSDYKCNLALQKGAAHSVNYTQGSLKEGVKKLTDNRGVNVVLDAVGGDIFKEALHSLAWEGRIVVVGFAGGAIPSVPANLLLLKNVSALGVFWGRYREEDFPVFSSSLSSALWYCQERRIQPHVGAVFKLEEVNEAFSRVTQRKSTGKVVISMQ; encoded by the exons ATGACGGCGCCGCTGGCGGGGCTgcgctggggcctggggcctggcTGGCTGCTCCGGCTGAAGCGCTGCAG gcgCTCAGCTCCTTGGGATCTCGGGATTAG GAGCAGTTCTTCAGGTAAAGAGCTTCTGGGATTGTTCTCCCTGAACAATGACATCCTATTGCAGTCCTGCCGGAACTATCAAGCAGTGCTGTGCACCGAGCTGACAAAGCCATTGATTATTAGGAACCTCCCATCCCCTTCTCTGCAGCCCCATGAG GTCAGGGTTGGCGTCCGTTACTGTGGAGTAAATTTTGCTGATATCTTGGCCTGTAAGGGTTTGTACCAAAAGAAGCATTGTCTTCCATTCACTCCTG GAATGGAGTTTTCAGGGATGGTGATGGAGACTGGAGCGAACGTCAGCACAGTGCAGGAG GGAGACAGGGTAATTGGTGTGACTGGCACTAGTGCAATGGCTGGGGAGTGCGTAGCTGATCAGAAG ATGCTGTGGCCAATCCCAGAAGGTGTTTCTTACGAAGAAGCTGCAGCATTGCCTGTGTCTTATGGCACAGCCATTTTGGCCCTGGATCATAGAGCACACACGCAGCCAGG ggAAACGGTTTTAGtgacagcagctgctggggccaCGGGGCTTGCTGCTATCGATGTAGCTGCTAACGTTCTCAAGGCAAAG GTGATAGCAGCAGCTGGAAGTGATTACAAATGCAACCTGGCTCTGCAGAAGGGTGCAGCCCACAGCGTGAATTACACCCAAGGGAGCCTAAAGGAGGGGGTGAAGAAACTTACAGATAACAGAGGGGTCAATGTAGTTCTTGATGCCGTTGGAGGGGACATCTTCAAAGAGGCATTACATAG TTTGGCTTGGGAGGGCAGGATTGTGGTGGTGGGTTTTGCTGGAGGAGCAATCCCCTCTGTCCCAGCCAACCTGCTGCTTCTGAAGAACGTGTCTGCCTTGGGAGTGTTCTGGGGTCGATACCGGGAAGAGGACTTTCCTGTTTTTTCGTCATCACTCTCCTCTGCTCTTTGGTACTGCCAGGAAAGACGGATCCAACCTCATGTAGGAGCGGTCTTCAAACTGGAAGAG
- the LOC125641326 gene encoding quinone oxidoreductase-like protein 2 isoform X2, which yields MTAPLAGLRWGLGPGWLLRLKRCRSSSSGKELLGLFSLNNDILLQSCRNYQAVLCTELTKPLIIRNLPSPSLQPHEVRVGVRYCGVNFADILACKGLYQKKHCLPFTPGMEFSGMVMETGANVSTVQEGDRVIGVTGTSAMAGECVADQKMLWPIPEGVSYEEAAALPVSYGTAILALDHRAHTQPGETVLVTAAAGATGLAAIDVAANVLKAKVIAAAGSDYKCNLALQKGAAHSVNYTQGSLKEGVKKLTDNRGVNVVLDAVGGDIFKEALHSLAWEGRIVVVGFAGGAIPSVPANLLLLKNVSALGVFWGRYREEDFPVFSSSLSSALWYCQERRIQPHVGAVFKLEEVNEAFSRVTQRKSTGKVVISMQ from the exons ATGACGGCGCCGCTGGCGGGGCTgcgctggggcctggggcctggcTGGCTGCTCCGGCTGAAGCGCTGCAG GAGCAGTTCTTCAGGTAAAGAGCTTCTGGGATTGTTCTCCCTGAACAATGACATCCTATTGCAGTCCTGCCGGAACTATCAAGCAGTGCTGTGCACCGAGCTGACAAAGCCATTGATTATTAGGAACCTCCCATCCCCTTCTCTGCAGCCCCATGAG GTCAGGGTTGGCGTCCGTTACTGTGGAGTAAATTTTGCTGATATCTTGGCCTGTAAGGGTTTGTACCAAAAGAAGCATTGTCTTCCATTCACTCCTG GAATGGAGTTTTCAGGGATGGTGATGGAGACTGGAGCGAACGTCAGCACAGTGCAGGAG GGAGACAGGGTAATTGGTGTGACTGGCACTAGTGCAATGGCTGGGGAGTGCGTAGCTGATCAGAAG ATGCTGTGGCCAATCCCAGAAGGTGTTTCTTACGAAGAAGCTGCAGCATTGCCTGTGTCTTATGGCACAGCCATTTTGGCCCTGGATCATAGAGCACACACGCAGCCAGG ggAAACGGTTTTAGtgacagcagctgctggggccaCGGGGCTTGCTGCTATCGATGTAGCTGCTAACGTTCTCAAGGCAAAG GTGATAGCAGCAGCTGGAAGTGATTACAAATGCAACCTGGCTCTGCAGAAGGGTGCAGCCCACAGCGTGAATTACACCCAAGGGAGCCTAAAGGAGGGGGTGAAGAAACTTACAGATAACAGAGGGGTCAATGTAGTTCTTGATGCCGTTGGAGGGGACATCTTCAAAGAGGCATTACATAG TTTGGCTTGGGAGGGCAGGATTGTGGTGGTGGGTTTTGCTGGAGGAGCAATCCCCTCTGTCCCAGCCAACCTGCTGCTTCTGAAGAACGTGTCTGCCTTGGGAGTGTTCTGGGGTCGATACCGGGAAGAGGACTTTCCTGTTTTTTCGTCATCACTCTCCTCTGCTCTTTGGTACTGCCAGGAAAGACGGATCCAACCTCATGTAGGAGCGGTCTTCAAACTGGAAGAG